Proteins from one Staphylococcus sp. IVB6214 genomic window:
- a CDS encoding ECF transporter S component, protein MKKGLTLSDILVTVLVSVIFGVVYNIWWVVTKTIQPLGLQIDQLLYGMWFAAAVVAYLIIPKMGIALLAEFAAGAGETIMMGRFDIPTIIYALLQGLACELVFALFRYRSRAFMVAVLAGLAAALISLPIDWYYGYLGEVAQWNLILYIVFRMISGAVLAGAFPYYLVKALDQTGVTKLFRPASKDDYDSL, encoded by the coding sequence ATGAAAAAAGGCTTAACATTGTCAGACATACTTGTGACAGTTTTAGTTTCTGTCATCTTCGGTGTGGTGTATAACATTTGGTGGGTTGTTACAAAGACTATCCAACCACTCGGTTTACAAATCGATCAACTTTTATACGGCATGTGGTTTGCAGCAGCGGTTGTTGCATATCTCATCATTCCTAAAATGGGGATTGCTTTACTTGCTGAATTTGCAGCGGGTGCAGGTGAGACAATTATGATGGGACGTTTCGATATTCCAACGATTATCTATGCACTTTTACAAGGACTTGCGTGTGAACTCGTATTCGCCTTATTCCGTTATCGTTCTCGTGCATTTATGGTCGCTGTTTTAGCAGGTCTTGCTGCTGCACTTATCAGCTTACCAATCGATTGGTACTATGGTTACTTAGGCGAAGTCGCACAGTGGAATCTGATCTTGTATATCGTTTTCCGCATGATCAGTGGTGCTGTTCTAGCGGGTGCCTTCCCATATTATCTCGTCAAAGCACTCGATCAGACCGGTGTCACGAAATTATTCAGACCTGCGTCAAAAGACGATTATGATTCACTATAA